The sequence below is a genomic window from Felis catus isolate Fca126 chromosome A2, F.catus_Fca126_mat1.0, whole genome shotgun sequence.
tttcgtATTAAGACCTGTATTATGCTGAGGTTATGTTCCATTtagacctactttgttgagggtttctgTCAAGAATGTTGAGGGTTTttggggtgttgtatggaaagcaatttggcagtaaatttcatattaaaaaaatagaatgttgagggtttttatcatgaatggatgttgtgttttgtcacatgctttttctgcatgttgaaatgatcatgtggtttttatcttttcttttattgatgtgacatatcacattgattaatttgagaatattgaaccacctttgcatcctGGGTGATTgtggtgaatttttttaatgtattgttggattcagtttgctagtattttcttggggatttttgcatctatgtttatcagagatattggcctatatagttctctttttttgtgtggtggctctatctggttttggtattagaaaCTTGCTTTTTGAGTGAGGGATTAAGTACTGGAAGTTCCTCTGCCCTTTGCTCTCTCTCCAGGTTTAGAAGGATACTAATTTGGGGTGAGAGATGTTACTTGTGTTGCATGGTGTTTAGAACAGGTGCTGTATCTTTATCAAACTTGATGTTTGACGTTCTGTGTGAGAGAGGGCACCAGCGAAAACAGTTGGAGACAGTGTCCCAGAGCTGAACAGGGAGTCAGTTACTAGTCATCTATTAGTGTAGACTAAAGAGTGGCCAGAACCTTCATGTTTTTCAGTTCCCCAGTCATTAGTTGTGGTGGTTCATTGTGGGCATTGCTGGGTAACCTTTGGAACTCCGTATGGGTCTGCCcaagttttgtggttttgattcttaATGTTTTTGGATGCACTTTATGGatcaatacttcttttttttattattattttttaagtttatttatttattttaagagaaagtgcaagcaggggaagagcagagagagaggggagagtgagaatctcaagcaggctccacgctaccAGTGCGGAACAATGATGTCaggttcgaactcacgaattgtgagatcatgacgtgagctgaagtcagatgtttgagtgagccacctaggcgcccctggatcaAGAGTTCTAAAACTCCGTGTATGGCTATTGGAGATCTTGTTTTCCTCACTGGTGGGCTTGCCTTCCATCTCAGAAGCGTGTCCTTTCTGAGGGTTGCTGAAAGATTTCTGGCTATTTCTATGTGAGCCTGTAAGCTAGAGCCTGTGATCTTCAGCCTTCCTCCTGCAGTTTCTGCCTCCTGTGGGTGTTCCCACTAACAGCCTGAAGACTTCTTTCCAAGGTGGCTGCTTCATAAGGCCAGCAGGCCTTGCCTCCCCCAACTCAAAGACAGTGTTGGTATTTTGGCTGAGTGACCTGAAACCCTGGGGGAGTTCCATGGCCTGGACCAGCCTGTCACCCAAACATATGTGCTGGCACTGATGAGCAGCTCACAAGAGCTCTGATTCCTGCCTCTTGTCTGCCATTCCTAGTATGGCAGCCATTAAGGGTTAGTTGTAGGTGGTACGGCTAGGGCAGAGTCTATGGCCATACCATCCTGAATGTGCCCAATCTCGTCTGATCTCAGAAGCTATttagggtcgggcctggttagtacttggatgggagacagCTAGGGCAGAAATCTTCCTATGAGTATCTCTAAGGTTAGTGAGAATCTCATGTGCAAATGTATCAGGATGGCGCACCCCTGTTTGAGACTGAAGAGCTGGATGCTGGTCTTTGGGTTGTCCCTGCAGCAAGTTCTCCTCTACTCCACACCCCTCAGGGTTTTCATCCACTCCTGACAGATAGGTCTTAAGAGGCAAGCAAGTCCCTGAGGGTCCCTGGGCTTTGTTCCCCTGTAGGAAGGATCCTGGCTTCCCCTTCCTGTAGCCTCCCCACTTCCCTTTGATGCTTTGAGCTTCTGCTCTGGGGGATGAACAGGGAGAAATGGCCACAGTGTATGCTGGGTCCAAGGCCAGAAGGAAGACTGGGAGTGGACCCTGGACCTGTCAGTGCAGATGCCTCACAATACATACTGGGTCCTCTCTCGGCCCAGGAATGTGCGGGGAACCAGCACCCACAGAGAATCCAATGTGTGCCTGGCCCTGTGATTGTGGCAAATGATggcatcattttcttctttttgcagatgagaaaactgaggctgaggtTGGGTCAAGCCTCAGCCTAGCTGGAGCTGGAGTTCAGCCAAGGACTCCTGGAGATGGGGCTTCTTGTCAGATCATCTGCTGTTATAGGAAGAGTCCTGGCTTGTCATAGGGGCAGCATCTCTCAGGAGTGACTTTTATAACCTGCTTCGCCCTTAGGCCTTAAGAGAAAAAGTGTGTAGAGCCTGGAAGTTTTGAAAGCTTGGAAGGATATGTGGAATTCCCATGGGCTGAAGGCCTCCTGCTTTGTCAGCGTAGAGCAGGTGCTGCATTACAGAGCATTCCCTGAACTGGGTGCCCTCAGGAGCAAGGGGCTGTTAGTGGAATCCTTCAGGGTCTGTGGACAGTGCCAGACCTTGAGGCATGTTCAGACTTCCTAGTTCAGGGGCTTTCCCCAAATAGCCTTGAGAATACAGAGATGCCAGCTTGCCTGTGACTTGGCTAGGTTCCTTGTggagttcatttgttttgcttcatgtGGCCCTTTATTAAAGCAAATCATTGCCACCCAAAGTGCTGCCTGGGCCTGACATTCCCAGTACCAGGATGCTCAGAGATGCATGGATTTTAGACCATTCAGGTTGGTACCTTTCCTTCCTGTATGAGGAGTACCTAAGGCCCTGGGGACTGCCTGCTGTAGGGCTAGAGATCCACATTGGACACCTGTCCTGTGGCCGGGGCATGGCTAGCACCCCAGGATCCTGAGGAGCCAGAATCtgcagaaaggaaggcaggaatgTGGGTTGGAGAGGCTATTATATGTTATTAACGTGTGATAATGTTAGTTGGCATAGTTTAAATAAGTATACGTATTCCAACGGTGGCTGTGTGGGAACCTTGGCCGAAGAGTGGCTTGGGGCTTATTCCTTAGGAAATGTCTGGCAGCAGAGCTGTGGCCCTTGGGGTCAGCAGAATAGGAATTGAGCCAGGCTGGGAAGCTTGAGGAGGTGGGgcccttctctgttttctctgttatAAAGTGCCCTTGTATCTCTAGTGAGAGACTTGGAAAAGCACTGGGCTATGTACTCATCTGTGCTGATGGAATACATAGGGCTGGGCACAGGCACAGATGCCTGGCTACTCAGGAATGTCCCAGGAGCCTGGCCAGCCAGTTGGTACCCACTTCCAGAGCCTATCCTGGTCTCTCCTGGCTCTGTTTGGTCTTCTCTACAGGTGACTTCTCCTTGGATGACTTCACCTTGAGCTCTTTTCTAGGCCCTCCCTCTGCTAGGTGTGCTCTCATCCCAGTGGTGGCCATTGGGATGGAATGGGGTTAGGAAACATAATGGAGTGGCTGGAAACCAGGCTATACTCTGGCTCACCTACTGTCTGCCTCTCAGGGCCATAAGTCATACCCCACCTTTGTAAAACATCTCATGGTTCCCTGACTACTCTATTTAGGCCTTAAAGATTTGCTTCCTGTTTTTTGCAAAATGAGACATTTAGCCtttgctttatatgtttatatatggaTGTGAcagttttcatatttaatataactgaaaaaaaagtgaagcataGACTTTTAAGCAAAACATTTGAAGTAAGTATTTTTGTagctaaaaaagattttaaaggaaaaatatatttagcatTTTTCATGGATTTCAAGATACCCAtatttacagatattttaccATTTCAGATATTTTACCACTGTGTTTGCAGTGGATGGTGAAGGACAGGAAGGGGGGTTCTTAGTGGTGCATTAATTAGATAGTGGTCACAAAAGAAATGCtgttcacaggggcgcctgggtggctcagtcagttaagcgtccaactttggctcaggttctcacagttcttggattcaagccctgcgtcgggctctgtgctgacagctcagagcctggagcctgcttcggattctgtgtcctgctctctctctctatgcccctcctccactcgcactctgtttctctctctcaaaaatgaataaacatgggtggggggggggtaaaaaGCTGTTCGTATACCCTCAGGAATCTCAGTGGCTCAGACAGCAGTCAGTAAAGGACAACCCCAATAATAGTAACTTCTGATAATGTCTGATGTCTTCTCATGGGTTTTTGCTGGAAGTAGGAAATCTGTTTATAGGGAGGTAAGTATCTGGTCACTGATAAGATTGGTGGAATGACATGCTGCCTGAACACTGGGTCCTGGCTGGGAAGATCAGGTATGAGCTCTGGGTCTCTTCCCAATCAGGTACCTGACTCTTGGCGGGAGGAAGCCTGAGGAACCAGAGCCCCTATGGAGCCCTGCAGGCATGACTCTGGTCTTCCTGCTGtgggaagagaaacattttattatcCCTCTGCTGACAAGCAATGGCCATGAAGGACAATTCCTGGTGCCAAGGCTAGCAGTAAGACATGTCTGTTGGCCAGTGTTGTCTCTGAGCTTAGTGGAATGGTATAGTGGAGCTAAGAGTGCCTTTGGTTAGATCAGAGAGTGGGTGCCACCTTTCTGGCATTGGGGGCAGGAATAGGTGTTTCCTAAAGGTGAGAGTAATTGTGGATAGGGCCTGGGCAAGAGGCAAGTCTTGTTTCCCTTTGTCAACTGATGGTTGAAATTTCTCTGGCAGCATTCCTTTGCGTACCTTGATTATTACCAGTCATGCCCCTTTAGAAAAGGACTTCTACCctaaaataggagcacctgggaggTGCTGTTGGGTGGAGTAAGGGGTGAGCTCCTCAGGCCTGCCTTTGTGACTGGGCTCTCCAAGGTCAGACATGGGTTCTGTAGATTTCCCAAACTTAAGTTGACTATAGAACTCTCCCTTAGGCCAGAGCTCCTTGGAATCTTTGATAAACACTTCCAGAATAATTGTTTCCAGTACCTAATCCTGGGTGTTGCAatttttcttgagttttaaaaAGCAGGGTTAATTAAGGCAttatatacaggggcacctgggtggttcagttggttaagcgtccaactcttggtttcatctcaggtctggatctcagagtcatgagtttgggccccgcgttgggctctgtgctgggcgtgaagcctactttaaaaaaaaaaaaaaacaccaaacattAGATACCGCTAACTGTATTTGCTACCCAAATGCATCCCACTCTACTTGAACGCACGTCCCACTGACGTGGTTGTACAGTTGAGGCATCTGGAGACATTGAGCTGTCTCTTGCACCCAGGCCCACATGCATTTCCACCCTGGGCAGGAAGGGCATACGACTTGAGCAAAGTTGTGTCTGtagagggcagggagaaggctgAGATGAGGTTGAAAGGAGTGCTGAGGGATGAGACACTTGCACCTGATTCTGCAAGCCAAGTGGGTAAGTAGGTGGCAGGGTATATATCACTTTTGTAAAAACCTGCAACATTTCTTGAACTCCATGGCATCTGCTCTCAGGGATGAGACACGTGTTTGAGTGCCACCACTGCTGTCTCCCCacagtgtggccttgggcaaatcatttgcATTCCAAGCTAGCCTATCTGGCAGCCCCAGTCTTTCGTGACAGGTGAATGAGAGCTCCAGGAGAGGAattggttccccccccccccccccagcagaaaTTCTCAATTCTACCTTAAGCCTGTCACACAATTCAGGCTGGGTCCATGATGAACTGTTGTGATCATTGTCAGGTTATTCATTGACAGTACCACTTAACTCATGCTGGTATCTCTTTTAGGTGTCCACAGCAGGGAAGGAGGCCCTGCCATCCTGGCTGCACTGGGACCCACAGAGCCACACCCTGGAGGGCCTCCCTCTTGACACCGATAAGGGTGTACATTACATTTCAGTGAGCACTGCACGGCTGGGGGCCAATGGGAGCCATGTTCCCCAGACCTCCAGTGTGTTCTCTATTGAGGTATACCCTGAAGACCACTGTGAGCCGCAGTCTGTGCGGGCGGCATCACCAGACCCTGCTGAGGTGGTGTCATCTGCCTGTGCTGCCGATGAGCCTGTGACTGTTCTGACGGTCATTCTGGATGCTGACCTCACCAAGATGACCCCAAAGCAAAGGATTGACCTCCTGCACAGGATGCAGAGCTTCTCAGAAGTGGAGCTTCACAACATGAAGTTGGTACCAGTGGTGAATAATAGACTGTTTGACATGTCAGCCTTCATGGCTGGCCCAGGAAATGCGAAAAAGGTGGTAGAGAATGGGGCCCTCCTCTCTTGGAAGCTGGGCTGCTCCCTGAACCAGAACAATGTGCCTGATATTCGTGGTGTGGAGGCCCCTGCCAGAGAGGGCACTATGTCCGCCCAGCTTGGCTACCCTGTGGTGGGTTGGCATATAGCCAACAAGAAGCCCCCTCTTCCCAAACGCATCCGGAGGCAGATCCATGCCACACCCACACCTGTCACTGCCATTGGGCCTCCAACCACGGCCATCCAGGAGCCACCATCCAGGATTGTGCCTACCCCCACATCTCCAGCCATTGCTCCTCCAACAGAGACCATGGCTCCTCCAGTCAGAGATCCTGTTCCTGGAAAGCCCACAGTCACCATTCGGACTCGAGGTGCCATTATTCAGACCCCAACCTTAGGCCCCATCCAGCCCACTCGGGTGTCAGAAGCTGGCACCACAGTTCCTGGCCAGATCCGCCCAACGATGACCATTCCTGGCTATGTGGAGCCCACAGCAGTTGCCACCCCTCCCACGACTACCACCAAGAAGCCACGAATATCCACACCAAAACCAGCCACGCCTTCTACTGACTCCTCAACCACCACAACTCGAAAGCCTACCAAAAAGCCACGGACGCCCCGCCCGGTGCCACGGGTCACCACCAAAGTTCCCATAACCAGATTGGAAACCGCCTCCCCGCCTACTCGCATCCGCACCACCACAAGTGGGGTTCCCCGTGGAGCAGAACCCAACCAGCGGCCAGAGCTCAAGAACCATATCGACAGGGTCGATGCCTGGGTTGGCACCTACTTTGAGGTGAAGATCCCATCAGACACCTTCTATGACAATGAGGACACCACCACTGATAAGCTGAAACTGACTCTGAAGCTTCGGGAGCAGCAGCTGGTAGGTGAGAAGTCTTGGGTACAGTTCAACAGCAACAGCCAGCTCATGTATGGCCTGCCTGACAGCAGCCACGTGGGCAAGCACGAGTACTTTATGCACGCCACAGACAAAGGGGGCCTATCAGCTGTGGATGCTTTTGAGATCCATGTCCACAAGCGCCCTCAAGGAGACAGGGCTCCTGCACGGTTCAAGGCCAAGCTTATGGGTGACCCAGCACCAGTGGTGAATGACATCCACAAGAAGATCGCCCTGGTGAAGAAGCTAGCCTTTGCTTTTGGGGACCGCAACTGTAGCACCATCACTCTGCAGAATATCACCCGGGGCTCCATCGTGGTGGAGTGGACCAACAACACATTGCCCCTGGAGCCCTGCCCCAAGGAGCGGATCATGGGGCTGAGCCGGAGGATTGCTGAAGATGACGGGAAACCTCGGGCTGCCTTCTCCAACGCCTTGGAGCCTGACTTCAAGGCCACGAGCATTGCTGTGACAGGCTCAGGCAGCTGCCGGCATCTACAGTTTATCCCTGTGGCACCACCCAAGAGGGTGCCCTCAGAGGCACCGCCCACAGACGTGCCGGATAGGGACCCTGAGAAGAGCAGTGAGGATGACGTTTACCTGCACACGGTCATTCCAGCCGTGGTGGTTGCAGCCATCCTGCTCATTGCCGGCATCATTGCCATGATCTGCTATCGAAAGAAGCGGAAGGGCAAGCTCACCCTCGAGGACCAGGCCACCTTCATCAAGAAGGGGGTGCCTATCATCTTTGCGGACGAGCTGGATGACTCCAAGCCGCCACCCTCCTCCAGCATGCCACTTATCCTGCAGGAGGAGaaagcccctctcccccctcctgaGTACCCCAACCAGAGCGTGCCCGAGACCACTCCTCTGAACCAGGACACCGTGGGAGAGTACACGCCCCTGCGGGATGAGGATCCCAATGCGCCTCCTTAccagccccccccacccttcACGGCCCCCATGGAGGGCAAGGGCTCTCGTCCCAAGAACATGACCCCATACCGGTCGCCCCCTCCCTACGTGCCCCCTTAACCCACAAGCGcctgggtggaggcaggggtaGGGCAGGGCCCTGGAGACAACACGGTGTTGTCTGTGGAGACCGGTGGCCTGCAGACCATCGCCCACTGGGAGCCGACACCTGACCTAGCACACACTGACACACGCGAGGCCTGGACAAGCCCGCCCTCTCTGGTCCTCCTAaaccccaaagcagctggagaggcTTTGgggacatttttacttttattttttgcctaacagctttttgtttgttcatagAAAATTCTTCGCTGCGGTTTTGATGGCTGGCTCTGAAAGCACTGTTTGGAGTAGAGGTAGATGGAGCGGAGCCGTGAATGAACTCGCAGGCAGTGCCGGGCAGCTTCCTGGCTCTCTGCGTTTTGCCTTTAACACTAACTGTACTGTTTTTTCTATTCACGTGTGTCTAGCTGCAGGATGTAACATGGAAAACAGTAGCTAAAGATTAAATTCAAAGGACTTTCAGAAGTTAAGGTTAAGTTTTTACATTTAATCTGCTGTTTACCTAAActtgtatgtataatttttggGTGGGTATGGGAAATTGCTTTGCTAAAAATAAGCTCCCAGGGTGTTTCAAACTTAGAGAAGACCAAGGGACAGTATTTTTTATCAAAGGAATCCTATTTTTTCACACTATGTAAACTTGGTTGCTCTGATACCCCGGAGCCTGACTGGGGGCCTCCTGGCCCTGGCTCTGGGGCCAGGGTCCTGGTGCTGGGCTTGCTCTCCCgctgttgccaggggctggaagccGGAGGGGCCTCCTGGCCGTGGACATCCACACCCCTACCCCATGCACGCTGGTGGCCCCCCACCAAGGGGTCTTCATTTCCATggaaagaggactcctaagaggCAGTGGTGGCCGTGGCCCCCAACCTAGGTGCTCCAGGGTGGGCCAGCTGCTCGTGGCGGGGTGGCTGGGGAGGTCGAGGGACTCGACCACATCAACCTATTTTCTTTTAcccttcttctgtgtgtttttttccccttcctaaaAGGAATATCATGGCTTCTGAAACACTCAGTGGGGGACATTTTGGTGAAGATGCAATATTTTTATGTCATGTGATGCTCTTTCCTCACTTGACCTTGGCCGCTTTGTCCCAACAGTCCACAGCCCCAccctgtcccaccccacccctcttctCTGGCACTCCAGTTCCGGGCCTTGGGCTGGGAGAGGTCTGGTGGCTGGGGAGGAGTGCCAGCAATAGTTCATAGTAAAAATCTGTGGGCTCTCAAAGCTAATTTTTTACTAAAGTTTTTATACAGCCtcaaattgttttattaaaaaaaaaagattaaaaacggTGATGCTTACAGCAGTTTGTACAAGCTCTTAGTGTTGATTCCATGGAACTGATGGCTTtgctcattttgatttttttccccttcttttcgtAACAGTTTAAATTCTGGAATTACACTGggcttcttttgccttttttagcAGAACGTCCGTCCGTCCATCTGCATCTCTGTCCCATGACTCAGGGGTGCCCACTCTGCTTTGATTCTCCTCCTTTGGAAGAAACCATTTTGAGCATGACTTTTCTTGATGTCTAAGGGTTATTTTGGGTACCTTTTAGGGAGGAATGCCTTTTGCAATAATGTTTCCCTTCCGTGATCGAAGGCTGGTGGGTGGACCCAGGCTCCCTTTGCAAACCGAGCAGCCACTTCTAAGCCATATCGACAGTTTTGCAGAGGATTTGTGTGTGCTGCCTCAGGAGGGGAGGGCCGGTCAGAGAGGAggggtctccagcctgcccttCTCAGAAGGGCATTCCCTTTGCACCTTTTCCCACAGggcccagcctctctcccctgctcagccccTGGTGGGGTACTCAAGTGAGCAGTGCCCCAGTTGGGGGAGCCTGTTGATGAGGGCTCAGTGGACCTCTGGTGACTGGGTCTCGTGCCTCTGAGCCCTGATCCAAGCCAGAGTTTCTTCCCCACTGCCCAGAGTCAGGAGCACAAGCAGGGTCTGACCTGGTGAGATTATTTTTGATGACCtcgtcaaaaaataaacaattcccA
It includes:
- the DAG1 gene encoding dystroglycan precursor (The RefSeq protein has 1 substitution compared to this genomic sequence), with amino-acid sequence MRMSSGLSLLLPLWGRTFLLLLTVAVAQSHWPSEASRDWENQLEASMHSVLSDLHEAVPTVVGIPDGTAVVGRSFRVTIPMDLIASNGELIKVSTAGKEALPSWLHWDPQSHTLEGLPLDTDKGVHYISVSTARLGANGSHVPQTSSVFSIEVYPEDHCEPQSVRAASPDPAEVVSSACAADEPVTVLTVILDADLTKMTPKQRIDLLHRMQSFSEVELHNMKLVPVVNNRLFDMSAFMAGPGNAKKVVENGALLSWKLGCSLNQNNVPDIRGVEAPAREGTMSAQLGYPVVGWHIANKKPPLPKRIRRQIHATPTPVTAIGPPTTAIQEPPSRIVPTPTSPAIAPPTETMAPPVRDPVPGKPTVTIRTRGAIIQTPTLGPIQPTRVSEAGTTVPGQIRPTMTIPGYVEPTAVATPPTTTTKKPRISTPKPATPSTDSSTTTTRRPTKKPRTPRPVPRVTTKVPITRLETASPPTRIRTTTSGVPRGAEPNQRPELKNHIDRVDAWVGTYFEVKIPSDTFYDNEDTTTDKLKLTLKLREQQLVGEKSWVQFNSNSQLMYGLPDSSHVGKHEYFMHATDKGGLSAVDAFEIHVHKRPQGDRAPARFKAKLMGDPAPVVNDIHKKIALVKKLAFAFGDRNCSTITLQNITRGSIVVEWTNNTLPLEPCPKERIMGLSRRIAEDDGKPRAAFSNALEPDFKATSIAVTGSGSCRHLQFIPVAPPKRVPSEAPPTDVPDRDPEKSSEDDVYLHTVIPAVVVAAILLIAGIIAMICYRKKRKGKLTLEDQATFIKKGVPIIFADELDDSKPPPSSSMPLILQEEKAPLPPPEYPNQSVPETTPLNQDTVGEYTPLRDEDPNAPPYQPPPPFTAPMEGKGSRPKNMTPYRSPPPYVPP
- the DAG1 gene encoding dystroglycan isoform X1, yielding MRMSSGLSLLLPLWGRTFLLLLTVAVAQSHWPSEASRDWENQLEASMHSVLSDLHEAVPTVVGIPDGTAVVGRSFRVTIPMDLIASNGELIKVSTAGKEALPSWLHWDPQSHTLEGLPLDTDKGVHYISVSTARLGANGSHVPQTSSVFSIEVYPEDHCEPQSVRAASPDPAEVVSSACAADEPVTVLTVILDADLTKMTPKQRIDLLHRMQSFSEVELHNMKLVPVVNNRLFDMSAFMAGPGNAKKVVENGALLSWKLGCSLNQNNVPDIRGVEAPAREGTMSAQLGYPVVGWHIANKKPPLPKRIRRQIHATPTPVTAIGPPTTAIQEPPSRIVPTPTSPAIAPPTETMAPPVRDPVPGKPTVTIRTRGAIIQTPTLGPIQPTRVSEAGTTVPGQIRPTMTIPGYVEPTAVATPPTTTTKKPRISTPKPATPSTDSSTTTTRKPTKKPRTPRPVPRVTTKVPITRLETASPPTRIRTTTSGVPRGAEPNQRPELKNHIDRVDAWVGTYFEVKIPSDTFYDNEDTTTDKLKLTLKLREQQLVGEKSWVQFNSNSQLMYGLPDSSHVGKHEYFMHATDKGGLSAVDAFEIHVHKRPQGDRAPARFKAKLMGDPAPVVNDIHKKIALVKKLAFAFGDRNCSTITLQNITRGSIVVEWTNNTLPLEPCPKERIMGLSRRIAEDDGKPRAAFSNALEPDFKATSIAVTGSGSCRHLQFIPVAPPKRVPSEAPPTDVPDRDPEKSSEDDVYLHTVIPAVVVAAILLIAGIIAMICYRKKRKGKLTLEDQATFIKKGVPIIFADELDDSKPPPSSSMPLILQEEKAPLPPPEYPNQSVPETTPLNQDTVGEYTPLRDEDPNAPPYQPPPPFTAPMEGKGSRPKNMTPYRSPPPYVPP